In Nitrososphaerota archaeon, one DNA window encodes the following:
- a CDS encoding extracellular solute-binding protein — TVTQTVTATATPTVTPTTPLVKVELPAWQWGAEYEAVNKALETIANEWNAAHPEAIVKYTIFPELSEVEYALKVRQAAEAGKPPALFYMTNTTILTDLASDGYLEEPPSDILASVKEAIDPAFHYMLNMYSPEGEIKPYAGAVTIGLSACALYYNKRLFSEAGLDPNKPPQTWDDLIDAAKALVKRDSTGKMIRAGYSVRRGGNPGGIGEKFVPFAVGNGAKIIWKEGNKWYTDINEKPVIEAAQFLYDLIHVYKVDDLEFPSWGYDPWLNETCAISGPLGVGFITNVQSSKPEMLPYVGVTNVPSPGGIKTACSFGDLNVIAVCSKATKEQREKAWEFIRFFNSSANIKRISNDIWNWTPYKVSINNPPFSTEKAWMELNQVLSNVGRPHIVNEYGPGWLTLTYMLGNNLKRAFEKEVSVKEALDKTYQEWTDYMKTLKFYSG, encoded by the coding sequence AACAGTAACTCAAACTGTTACAGCAACAGCTACTCCTACTGTTACACCAACTACACCTTTAGTAAAAGTTGAATTGCCTGCTTGGCAATGGGGTGCTGAATACGAGGCCGTAAATAAAGCGTTAGAGACAATTGCTAATGAATGGAATGCAGCTCATCCTGAAGCTATTGTAAAATATACCATATTCCCAGAACTTAGCGAGGTAGAATATGCTCTCAAAGTTAGACAGGCTGCTGAAGCTGGAAAACCACCAGCTCTATTCTATATGACAAATACTACAATTTTAACCGATCTAGCATCAGATGGGTATTTAGAAGAACCTCCATCCGATATCCTTGCCAGTGTAAAAGAGGCTATAGATCCAGCATTTCATTATATGCTTAATATGTATTCTCCAGAGGGGGAAATCAAACCTTATGCCGGAGCTGTAACTATAGGTTTAAGTGCATGTGCTTTATATTATAACAAGAGGCTATTTAGCGAAGCTGGATTAGATCCGAATAAACCACCTCAAACATGGGATGATTTAATAGATGCTGCAAAAGCATTAGTTAAACGAGATAGTACTGGTAAAATGATAAGAGCAGGATATAGCGTTAGAAGAGGTGGCAATCCTGGAGGTATAGGAGAAAAATTTGTACCATTTGCAGTTGGTAATGGTGCTAAAATAATTTGGAAGGAAGGGAATAAATGGTATACTGATATCAATGAAAAACCAGTAATTGAAGCCGCGCAATTCTTATACGATTTAATACATGTGTATAAGGTAGACGATCTTGAGTTTCCATCTTGGGGTTACGACCCATGGTTAAATGAAACATGCGCAATTTCAGGTCCATTGGGTGTTGGTTTTATCACAAATGTTCAATCTTCAAAACCTGAAATGTTACCATATGTAGGAGTAACGAACGTACCAAGTCCAGGAGGTATTAAAACGGCATGTTCATTTGGAGATTTAAATGTAATTGCTGTTTGTTCAAAAGCCACGAAAGAACAAAGGGAGAAAGCGTGGGAATTCATAAGATTCTTTAATAGCTCAGCAAATATCAAAAGAATATCAAATGACATATGGAATTGGACTCCTTATAAAGTTAGTATAAATAATCCTCCATTTTCAACAGAAAAAGCTTGGATGGAGTTAAATCAAGTTCTTTCAAATGTTGGAAGACCTCATATAGTTAATGAATATGGCCCTGGATGGTTAACTTTAACATATATGCTTGGAAATAATCTTAAGAGAGCATTTGAAAAAGAAGTAAGTGTAAAAGAAGCTTTAGACAAAACATACCAAGAATGGACAGATTATATGAAAACACTTAAATTTTACTCTGGCTAG